The Musa acuminata AAA Group cultivar baxijiao chromosome BXJ2-5, Cavendish_Baxijiao_AAA, whole genome shotgun sequence genomic interval TCTTCCAGATCGCGCGTCACAGACCTCTCAAGTGGAACTACAAGAGAGGTGCCCTTTAGCCGGACGAACAGGTACTGGTCCCTGACATAGCCATGTAGCTTGAAGCAGATCATCTCATGCATGGCTCGCTCCAAAATCTAGTCCTTTTGATGCATGTTAACTTGGTATATTTCTCCATGTTTCTATGAAGATCGTCTATAAACCTCGATCACATGTTGATCTCCATAAATGAACAGAAATTTATTCCAACATGCAAAACTGGGGGTTTTCCTTTTTCCCTTATTTGTAGAAGATCAATAGGATGCAGAAGATCCAATTGGTAACATGTTCTTTGTTGAACACACAGGGGTGACACAGGAATTAGATCAGTGCACAGAAAAGCACTGTTAGAGGCGCTTGCCGAGGAACTGGAACCGGGCACCATAAGGTTCTCCTCGAAGATAACCTCCATTGATCAAGAAGGATCATCTCCACTCACAGCCCTGCATTTAGATGACGGGTCTGTCATCAAAGCCAAGGTATGCAATCCATCCTACGGAGAAGAGAACCAGTGATTTGTGAACCAGGTTCCATGACGCTGTGATGGCAACGCACAGGTAGTGATAGGCTGCGACGGTGTTCACTCGGTGGTGGCGCGGTGGCTGGGGCTGGCGGAGGCTATTGATTCAGGCCGGTCGGCCATCCGAGGCCTCGCCGTGTTCCCTGAAGGGCATGAGCTCATCAATAACGAGGCCCTGCAGTACCTTGGCGATGGCAAGAGGGCTGGGTTGGTTCCTCTCAACAGCAAAGAGCTCTACTTCTTCATCACCCATACTTCCACCGCTGCAGGCAAGCCTCTGTCACCTCCATCGTCTTTCACAGTAATCTACGAAGAGCTTGATTCACTAACGTAAGCTTGATTCTACTTTTCAGAGAAAGAGATGGCCGCAGAGGCCGAGCTGACCCTGATTGAGGTAACAGAGAACCTAGCCAAGGACTTCCCTCCGGAGGTCCAGACGGCAGTGCGCCACTTGGACCCGGCCACCGTCAGCTGGGCTCCACTGCTGTTCCGGGCCCCGTGGAACATCGTCCTGGGGCGGATCCACAGGGGGTGCGTGGCGGTCTCGGGCGACGCCATGCACCCGATGACCCCCGAGATCGGCCAGGGTGGTTGCGCCGCGCTCGAGGACGCCGTGGTCCTCGCCCGCAGCCTTGCCCGGGCTCGGTCTTCGGCCCAGCTCGCGGCGGGCGTCGAGGGCTACACGAGGGAGCGGCGGTGGCGCTCGGCGGGCGTGGTCGCCGCTGCCTACCTGTCCGGGTGGGTGCAGCAGGGAGGAAACGCCGGGGTGTGGCGATGGGCGGCGAAGTGGTTCCGGCGCAGGATCTATTACAGGTTCATTCATCCGAGGATCGTGGAGGCCATCCGGGGATACGATTGCGGGGATCTGCCGCCGGCGGAGTAGCCAAGCATCTTGGGTTGAGCTGTTGCTCCTGAAGGCCCCTACAAGCATTGATATTGTAACCGAGCGTGGAATTTAGGACATTTCTGTTGTACGCGAGCATGGAATTTATCAGTATCTTATATTACGATTATTGAcatgataaatatatttattgtgaTTTTGACAACCACTATTATATGGTTAAGAAGCTCAATTCAATTAGAATATAATTGAACCAACTTGTAGTCCTCTTAGATTAGTTTAAAATCACTGGTATAATTTGACCTTGATTATCATGTCAAAAAAGTTTGAATCGACATAAATTAATATAGAATCATCTTGAACCAATCAAAATTGGCCAAAAAGATTCGGTTCATATTCAATTGAAGGCTCACTCTAACTCATAAAAAtggtaaaaaaaaagaagagctaTTGGTCCAACCTAGACTTGAATCCATATCATTATATCATTATAAGGTTGGAATTAGGTCCAACCTAGACTTGAATCCATATCATTATATCATTATAAGGTTGGAATTAGGTCCAACCTAGACTTGAATCCATATCATTATATTCAATTGAAGGCTCACTCTAACTCATaaaaatggtaaaaaaaaaaaagagctagTGTTGTTAGGTTGACTTAGACCAGCCCATAAGAAGCTCAGATATATGACACATGCTCTAGGGAGAGGACGGGCCCATAGACTCGGCTACTTTCTGTGAGTCGAGCCCGGACTGCAAGAAATGGGCCGCACCTAGCTGCAGACAGTGGACCACCTCATGCTGCAGACAGTGGGCCGACTCTGGCTCAGCTTAGAATGGGCTGAAAGAAGTCTTCCGTGTGCTGCACGTGCCCAGGCCAGGATACGTGAGCTGGGCTGTAATACTGGGCCACCGAAGGTAAGCCGATTCGGGCAGTGGGTTGCTCTGTGCCTTAACCCGTAGGCTCCAAATCACGTCGGGCCGGGCCATAAGTCAGGTACCATGCAAGATGGGTTGGCTAGGTCCAACCAAGTCCGAATTTGTGATCTGACTTAGATCAGATCTGAGTCTGGCCGATTTGGACCCCTTTTGATCCTGATTTTCTCCCTTTTTGTGTTCATGTTCACATAGAGTTCTAAAATTCCATAGTAAATCTAATAACTGATCAGAAATTCCAGAATTAAGGGATCGACGTTTCatacaataataaaatcataaacatAATTGATAAAATCCTAAACTGTTATAcatgaataaaaaatattaagaaataatTGACTTCAAATTAGAAATTCCTAGTAGATCTAAAACAAGTTTTATTGaatctaaatataaaaaatataatctttATATAATAGTAATTAAAGTGGGAAATTCAGAGCACCTATCTCTCTGAGGATGTCTTGCACCCCGTTAGCACAAAGACCTATTTTCGTGGTGAAAAATACCTCTTTTAGTTGTGAAAAACATGAAGGTGCTACCCATTTCCACTCTTATACGGGAgaaggagagggggggggggaaatCTTGactctaataaaaaatattttaatatttttctttaattaatctaattttatttaattcctaacttaaaaGAGTTTGTTTAAGTTAAAACTTCTTTTTAGGTCAAGTTATTATTAAATCTAGTTTAAAAAGGAATAAAATACTTTCCTAGAGAAGAAATATTCCTAATTTCCTATTTAATTTCAAATTTATTCTGAATTTAGGGTTGTAGTGGATTACACAAATAattaagttagagaaagatggtgGTTCAAATGATTTGAAAGATTGAAAGTAGTAGTTTCGAAGAATGCACGTCAAGTGACATTCCTGAAACTTTCATATTAGTTTTCGGTAAACAAACAAAATAGATGTTCAATACATACAACAGTTACATGAAATTATCTGATCGTACAATACTCTAATATGTAATGTAAGTTGCACTATCGGGTTTATGAGAGTTTAGATTTAGATATCGTGTTTTAGATATGTAATGACGTCCGAATTGGTATCGTGTTCATGATAACATGTCTTATGAGAGTTTAGATTTAGATATTAGTTTTGGATTCGAATAGGGTTAAATTTATAAATACtaatattttagaaaatttatAGATCGACCCCCTTTACCATGTCataggtttattttttgaagtaatTTTTATGTCATTGTTGAAAAGGATGAATAAAATCACCTAAACAattcattttaatatatttttaacaaaaacttGTTGATTCGTATCAacaaatttgatataaaaaaacccACTCTAAAATACCTCCAAAAAAGACACTTTAAAAATCAACAATCATGTAAAATAATttgaaaactatgacaaaaattatAATAGACACAgtttaaaaatcaatcttttgcacaagtAATCTGATTCTGATATCACTATTGAGAAATCTAGaacaacatcacatgtgcagtggaagaacagaaaataaaaatctcaaattttcatagaaaaagtctcttgtcgtcgtgcgaagattggtgtacaaagACCTATAAAATCGAAAAACTACACGTATAAGAGAGATTGTATTATTTAGGAAGATAATATATCCCTAAATTCTTATTGATTTACAGGAGAggagaaggaggtcaactgtcctcctttctagtggtgatccacatgttAGGGGttacgaagacgctcctcaaatcactacccaAATTTCCTCTTCGTGCACACCACACAATTAAGAACGGGTTGCTAGCTGAGGAGGAGAGGTGGAGAGGAGAAATAGGAGGTAGCAACAAAAAAGCAtaacctatggccctttggttctcttttatttataaaggtctccctatcaacttaaccctaatagatcctactaTATTGGggtatgaccctttaggcccaatatcgagctaaccaTGAGTCATATTTGCCAGAACTCTTTTtgcctcaatgaattattatcttaataataattcacttgacttatcaatTGCGGATGTACTAagtcactacgtcgtagtccctagatgatacaggggaatctaatccaatgGACAtgcttgtcctcagttaccatgtaccgatAGTCTTtcttccatctaatatcccaaagaccatataccgagtaTGGTCCTATCAagcctatatggtttctactcgagtcttgctctaatcggattctttcggagaactcattctctctcaatttggATGACCATAGCTAgatatttatctgagcaagaatacttggAACATTCCTTTTATGACAcatagagtggatgatcctttattcaTAATCAATAGCCTTCGTAAAATTAGCTATCATTCAAgatgaccgactgtgctagatttgTAACTCCCAAGctaataagtctagtatcaaaaagtagagtactTATTCAAGTCATCCTTGATATCTAAGGTCTAAGGACGAGATATACTACTAGGACCATGGAAACCCTGTGTGACAATGAGGTATTACTAACAATTCAGTATTTTGTGAGTAGATCAATCAGCGAATTCATTCTCTAAAAAACATATGCACTTTCTTCTTAATGCCCcttacgagcaactatgagactagctgcatctatcatatggatgggtatatagtataccAATATATTCGGTTATTTCGATatctttctcgagtaacctatgactgtgattatttagggtttgtgtttaaagatgactcagtctcattatcatgatctaatcacgatccgattctcaataCATAAATCCAttaatataactatatatatacatatatatgtacatatatatatatatatatatatatatatatatatatatacatataaatatacatatacatatatattaatgtacatatatgaatatatatgtatatgtatatgtataaatataaatatataaatatataaataaataatatatatatatatatacatatatatatatatgtatatatatatatgtatatatatatatacataaatatacatatatatatatatatatatacatatatatatatgtatatatatatatatatatatgtatgtatgtatatatacatacatacatatatatatatatgtatatatatatatatgtatgtatgtatatatacatacatacatatatatatatatgtatatatatatatatgtatatgtatatatatatgtatatgtatatatatatatatatgtatatatatatatatgtatatatatatatatatgtatatatatatatatgtatatatatatatatgtatatatatatatatgtatatgtatatatatatatatgtatatatatatacatacatatatatatatatgtatatatatatatatatatatgtatgtatatatatatatatatatttatatatatacatacatatatatatatatatatgtatgtatatatatacaaatatatatatatatatatgtatatatatatacatatatatgtatatatatatacatatatatgtatatatatatatgtatatatatatatatatatgtatatatatatatgtacatatatatatatacatatatatatatacatatgcatatatatatatatgtatatatatatacatatgtatatatatatacatatatatatatatgcatatgtatatatatatatgtatatatatatatgtatatatatatatatacatatata includes:
- the LOC103985255 gene encoding monooxygenase 2, which translates into the protein MVSRAATHTPMEKEQQQEVAIVGAGIAGLATAVGLKRVGLPSLVLEKSPELRAAGAALTLFPNAWRALEALGVAHKLTPLYQAIERSRVTDLSSGTTREVPFSRTNRGDTGIRSVHRKALLEALAEELEPGTIRFSSKITSIDQEGSSPLTALHLDDGSVIKAKVVIGCDGVHSVVARWLGLAEAIDSGRSAIRGLAVFPEGHELINNEALQYLGDGKRAGLVPLNSKELYFFITHTSTAAEKEMAAEAELTLIEVTENLAKDFPPEVQTAVRHLDPATVSWAPLLFRAPWNIVLGRIHRGCVAVSGDAMHPMTPEIGQGGCAALEDAVVLARSLARARSSAQLAAGVEGYTRERRWRSAGVVAAAYLSGWVQQGGNAGVWRWAAKWFRRRIYYRFIHPRIVEAIRGYDCGDLPPAE